From a single Nocardioides panacis genomic region:
- a CDS encoding class I SAM-dependent methyltransferase → MDMIDELDATDILDVGSGTHGLSWYSPRKVVQTDLVFPADHRESARVGEAEFVAARAEALPFKDDAFDVVISLDLVEHLPEAIRNDALSELCRVARRAVIVGYPDGLPAQRLDRVLAAYWKVRGAARTPPWLAEHLDQSAYPDRSLVENAIPDTWQITADKRSGNVWWQGLIVILEWTPVLSRLTTRYERRLRTRPTAAFLDRGKTYRTIWLVEPRPAPGA, encoded by the coding sequence ATGGACATGATCGACGAGCTCGACGCGACTGACATCCTCGATGTCGGGAGCGGCACCCACGGTCTCAGCTGGTACTCACCGCGCAAGGTCGTCCAGACGGACCTCGTGTTCCCCGCGGACCATCGCGAGTCCGCCCGCGTCGGCGAGGCGGAGTTCGTCGCGGCCAGGGCCGAGGCGCTGCCCTTCAAGGACGACGCGTTCGACGTGGTGATCTCCCTCGACCTCGTCGAGCACCTCCCCGAGGCGATCCGGAACGACGCGCTCTCCGAGCTGTGTCGCGTCGCGCGACGTGCGGTCATCGTCGGTTATCCCGACGGGCTGCCGGCGCAGCGCCTCGACCGGGTGCTGGCGGCGTACTGGAAGGTCCGCGGCGCGGCCCGCACGCCACCCTGGCTGGCCGAGCACCTCGACCAGTCCGCGTACCCGGACCGGTCACTGGTGGAGAACGCGATTCCGGACACCTGGCAGATCACGGCCGACAAGAGGTCCGGCAACGTGTGGTGGCAGGGCCTGATCGTGATCCTCGAGTGGACGCCCGTGCTCAGCCGGCTGACGACCCGCTACGAGCGGCGCCTGCGCACCCGGCCCACCGCAGCCTTCCTGGACCGCGGGAAGACCTACCGGACGATCTGGCTGGTGGAGCCCCGGCCGGCGCCCGGGGCCTGA
- a CDS encoding glycosyltransferase family 2 protein, whose translation MSDFAERWSLARDEGLRQVALARLVRTRKALTRQSLTERAREWTEVRLDAAELSRVRREREPDEGDPLVTIRIATYSAGERLRRTIESCLAQDYPRVEIVVVGDCCDDATARVALDYADRGVRFVNLGRRGQYPSDRMSLWQVAGVTPMNIGALMAAGSWIAPCDDDDTLTPDHVSTLLAWARTHDAEMVWSDAAMQAEDGTWTTTGGPPLALGRISHGSVLFRSDIAFIDLNRRSYLLDEPADWNLWRRMSKAGVQISYCPQLTYYHYF comes from the coding sequence GCGCGTCTCGTCCGCACCCGCAAGGCGCTCACCCGCCAGAGCCTCACGGAGAGGGCGCGGGAGTGGACGGAGGTCAGGCTCGACGCCGCAGAGCTGAGCCGCGTACGTCGCGAGCGCGAGCCCGACGAGGGCGACCCTCTCGTGACCATCAGGATCGCCACCTACTCCGCGGGCGAACGCCTCCGACGCACGATCGAGTCGTGCCTCGCCCAGGACTACCCGCGCGTCGAGATCGTCGTGGTCGGAGACTGCTGCGACGACGCGACGGCGCGGGTGGCACTGGACTACGCCGACCGGGGGGTCCGCTTCGTCAACCTCGGACGACGGGGTCAGTACCCGAGCGACCGCATGTCGCTGTGGCAGGTGGCGGGAGTCACCCCGATGAACATCGGGGCCCTGATGGCCGCAGGCTCCTGGATCGCGCCGTGCGACGACGACGACACCTTGACTCCCGACCACGTGTCCACGCTGCTCGCCTGGGCCCGCACGCACGACGCGGAGATGGTGTGGAGCGATGCGGCGATGCAGGCCGAGGACGGGACGTGGACGACGACCGGTGGTCCGCCGCTCGCTCTCGGGAGGATCAGCCACGGCTCCGTGCTGTTCCGGTCCGACATCGCCTTCATCGACCTCAACCGGCGCAGCTACCTGCTCGACGAGCCGGCGGACTGGAACCTCTGGCGGCGCATGTCGAAGGCGGGGGTCCAGATCAGCTACTGCCCCCAGCTCACCTACTATCACTACTTCTGA
- a CDS encoding M20 family metallopeptidase has translation MSRATELLVELVRQDTVAAGEELLARRCAGLLEEAGLPGTLLEVGPGRAQYVGRAGSDAPLTFTGHLDTVPATPSDWSVDPWSASADGDRLVGRGTSDMKSGVAALVVAVADHVRRTHACRGVQVVLTSGEETGCEGAVRIPASALAAGGPLVVAEPTANRLVPAHKGAHWMRLTAKGRAAHGSAPELGDNAVVRLARAAVALHDFDDWPSQDGFGRVTANVGLLRGGVQPNVVPDSAELLLDVRTVPSASGDVVRDLVRSLAGEGVEVADHVVLPPVDTALDDGFVALVGEALAATGLDGGPAEPARYFTDASALIPLLTHEGARPAPTVILGPGEPDQCHVADEWCSLAQVDRAVEVYAELLHRWCR, from the coding sequence GTGAGCCGGGCCACCGAGCTGCTCGTCGAGCTGGTCCGCCAGGACACGGTGGCCGCGGGGGAGGAGCTGCTCGCGCGACGGTGCGCGGGTCTTCTCGAGGAGGCCGGCCTGCCCGGCACCCTGCTCGAGGTCGGACCCGGCCGCGCCCAGTACGTCGGCCGGGCGGGCTCCGACGCGCCGTTGACGTTCACGGGCCACCTCGACACCGTCCCGGCGACGCCGTCGGACTGGAGCGTGGACCCCTGGTCCGCCTCCGCCGACGGCGACCGGCTCGTGGGACGCGGGACCAGCGACATGAAGTCCGGCGTCGCCGCCCTCGTCGTCGCGGTGGCCGACCACGTCCGTCGTACGCATGCGTGCCGGGGGGTGCAGGTGGTGCTGACGTCGGGGGAGGAGACCGGGTGCGAGGGTGCGGTGCGGATCCCCGCCTCGGCGCTCGCCGCCGGCGGACCGCTCGTGGTCGCCGAGCCGACCGCCAACCGCCTCGTGCCGGCCCACAAGGGCGCGCACTGGATGCGGCTCACCGCCAAGGGCCGGGCCGCCCACGGGTCCGCCCCGGAGCTCGGCGACAACGCGGTGGTCCGGCTGGCCCGCGCCGCCGTCGCGCTGCACGACTTCGACGACTGGCCGAGCCAGGACGGGTTCGGCCGGGTGACCGCCAACGTCGGGCTGCTGCGCGGCGGCGTGCAGCCCAACGTGGTCCCCGACTCGGCCGAGCTGCTGCTGGACGTCCGCACCGTGCCGTCGGCCTCCGGCGACGTCGTCCGCGACCTGGTGCGGTCCCTGGCAGGCGAGGGTGTCGAGGTGGCCGACCACGTGGTGCTGCCGCCGGTGGACACCGCGCTGGACGACGGCTTCGTCGCACTGGTGGGCGAGGCGCTGGCTGCCACGGGTCTGGACGGCGGGCCGGCCGAGCCCGCGCGCTACTTCACCGACGCCTCCGCGCTCATCCCGCTGCTGACCCACGAGGGTGCGCGGCCGGCGCCGACGGTGATCCTGGGCCCGGGGGAGCCCGACCAGTGCCACGTAGCCGACGAGTGGTGCTCGCTGGCGCAGGTCGACCGAGCCGTCGAGGTGTACGCCGAGCTGCTGCACCGGTGGTGCCGCTGA
- a CDS encoding fibronectin type III domain-containing protein produces the protein MTRALSTALAVTLTSSICAFGAMSPASAVEEVPTPHPFGLSVVADQTGPSYKLVARWEDEDPKPDVTADDYDVTVTAYDEAAGAPVDLNGAEDGEALDTTVPDADGTQRYGIPDADPAYSYQVSVRLDGDAPQSDHASSDPLPGAPTEVTAAANRSTVHVEWQGNYDLGFPDFFDVTLVTQGGTEVETKQVGADVDESVDFTGVGEGMYTVHVSERNATGHSQDDATGTVVVDGKGSPSVPRNVVTTDYANNAVRVTWDAPEDEGGLPATWYVATLRDVDPVTGEFTDPETGVYMERDSDPAEYDRSWTFYGEDEYPIPAGSYKVQVYEENERGRSPVYTSPVFTKVASTISSAPRNVTATSSAANQVSVAWDAPETDGGNAVTDYYAVVEDGSNDGYGVWADFPGGARGGTITGVKAGTWPVKVWAYNNNGESPVGTAQVTVGNPTPPAPPAPPAPPAPPAPPVIAPVTVPAAPAVPKTTPVKDGGATTITWKAPKAVPGAPVIRYVVTVDGRVFSTKGTTLKVSGLRAGPAKVVVQAVNKKGTSKAAALTIKVNKSVAQAPKPTLRPGQSGAAVKKMQKALGVKASGSFTKSTKTALVRWQKAHHVAATGVANDRVRYLLNI, from the coding sequence GTGACGCGCGCACTGTCCACCGCCCTCGCGGTGACCCTGACCTCCAGCATCTGCGCCTTCGGCGCGATGTCCCCGGCCTCGGCCGTCGAAGAGGTCCCCACGCCGCACCCGTTCGGCCTCTCGGTCGTCGCCGACCAGACGGGACCGAGCTACAAGCTGGTCGCCCGCTGGGAGGACGAGGACCCGAAGCCGGACGTCACCGCCGACGACTACGACGTCACGGTGACCGCGTACGATGAGGCCGCGGGAGCCCCCGTGGACCTGAACGGCGCAGAGGACGGCGAAGCGCTGGACACCACGGTGCCCGACGCCGACGGCACCCAGCGCTACGGCATCCCGGACGCCGACCCGGCGTACAGCTACCAGGTCAGCGTCCGCCTGGACGGGGACGCGCCCCAGTCCGACCACGCGTCGTCCGACCCGCTTCCCGGCGCCCCGACCGAGGTGACCGCCGCTGCGAACCGTTCGACGGTGCACGTCGAGTGGCAGGGCAACTACGACCTCGGGTTCCCCGACTTCTTCGACGTCACCCTGGTGACGCAGGGCGGGACCGAGGTCGAAACCAAGCAGGTCGGTGCCGACGTGGACGAGTCCGTCGACTTCACCGGTGTGGGCGAGGGCATGTACACGGTCCACGTCAGCGAGCGGAACGCCACCGGCCACTCGCAGGACGACGCGACCGGGACCGTCGTCGTGGACGGCAAGGGTTCTCCCTCGGTCCCGCGCAACGTCGTCACCACGGACTACGCCAACAACGCCGTCCGGGTCACCTGGGACGCGCCTGAGGACGAGGGCGGCCTGCCCGCCACCTGGTACGTCGCGACCCTGCGGGACGTCGACCCGGTGACCGGCGAGTTCACCGATCCCGAGACCGGCGTCTACATGGAGCGGGACTCGGACCCCGCCGAGTACGACCGGTCCTGGACCTTCTACGGCGAGGACGAGTACCCGATCCCCGCCGGCAGCTACAAGGTGCAGGTGTACGAGGAGAACGAGCGCGGCCGCAGCCCGGTGTACACCAGCCCGGTGTTCACCAAGGTGGCCAGCACGATCTCCTCGGCGCCCCGCAACGTCACGGCCACCAGCAGCGCCGCCAACCAGGTCTCCGTGGCCTGGGACGCGCCGGAGACCGACGGCGGCAACGCCGTCACCGACTACTACGCGGTGGTCGAGGACGGCAGCAACGATGGCTACGGCGTCTGGGCGGACTTCCCCGGCGGCGCCCGTGGCGGGACGATCACCGGCGTGAAGGCCGGCACCTGGCCGGTCAAGGTCTGGGCCTACAACAACAACGGCGAGTCCCCGGTCGGCACGGCCCAGGTCACGGTCGGCAACCCGACCCCGCCTGCGCCGCCCGCTCCGCCGGCCCCGCCGGCGCCCCCGGCCCCGCCGGTCATCGCTCCGGTCACGGTTCCGGCCGCCCCGGCCGTGCCCAAGACCACCCCGGTCAAGGACGGCGGCGCGACCACCATCACCTGGAAGGCCCCCAAGGCCGTCCCCGGTGCGCCGGTGATCCGCTACGTCGTCACCGTCGACGGTCGGGTGTTCTCCACCAAGGGCACGACCCTGAAGGTCTCCGGCCTGCGCGCCGGCCCCGCCAAGGTCGTCGTCCAGGCGGTCAACAAGAAGGGCACCTCCAAGGCTGCCGCCCTGACCATCAAGGTCAACAAGTCGGTCGCCCAGGCGCCGAAGCCGACCCTGCGTCCGGGCCAGTCCGGCGCGGCGGTCAAGAAGATGCAGAAGGCCCTCGGCGTCAAGGCCTCCGGCTCGTTCACCAAGTCGACCAAGACGGCGCTCGTCCGCTGGCAGAAGGCGCACCACGTCGCCGCCACCGGTGTGGCGAACGACCGGGTCCGCTACCTGCTGAACATCTGA
- a CDS encoding MFS transporter, giving the protein MSTLVGLLFGLAGMGSSSAAIALPVLARDLDVSTGVSAWAISLYALMLAVATAVYGRVSDLVGIRLPLLVGVGLMTTGALVGALAPSFGVLLAARIFQGAGAAAVPTLGVAIISSRFHGTDRSSALGRVAGVAAAVSCLGPLAGGSVEGLLGWRVVIALPMLGVQLLPVLWRSLPTDGSGARLDLLGAVLVAGTAAGVVLLVQSPSTGPLVAAVGAGLIVLGTPAVAFWVRRRPHGFLPMSVIRNPAVVRSALAAAAVPAAWFALLIAVPAVLVGQGWQPWLVGVALLPSAVTGLLAPRVAGPLLSRVGPAPSLALAAVIAAVALGVAALGATLTSAVLLVVAVVAVTLAFGLGQPALMAAVGDAVEDDVRGVALGIATLFFLVGGGVGSAVVGGLSGPLTMPGALLLLAGLPVLGLLALAANLRREPGPDLAD; this is encoded by the coding sequence GTGTCCACCCTCGTCGGTCTGCTCTTCGGCCTCGCTGGCATGGGCAGCTCCTCGGCGGCGATCGCGCTGCCGGTCCTGGCCCGCGACCTCGACGTGAGCACCGGGGTGAGCGCGTGGGCGATCAGCCTGTACGCGCTGATGCTCGCAGTCGCCACGGCGGTCTACGGCCGCGTGTCCGACCTCGTCGGCATCCGGCTGCCGCTGCTCGTCGGCGTCGGCCTGATGACCACCGGCGCGCTGGTGGGCGCGCTGGCGCCCAGCTTCGGGGTGCTCCTGGCGGCCCGGATCTTCCAGGGTGCCGGCGCGGCCGCCGTACCCACGCTGGGGGTGGCGATCATCAGCTCGCGCTTCCACGGCACGGACCGCTCGTCCGCCCTCGGCCGGGTGGCCGGCGTAGCCGCCGCGGTCAGCTGCCTCGGCCCGCTGGCCGGCGGCAGCGTCGAGGGCCTGCTGGGCTGGCGGGTGGTGATCGCCCTGCCGATGCTGGGCGTCCAGCTCCTACCGGTGCTGTGGCGCTCGCTGCCCACCGACGGCAGCGGCGCCCGCCTGGACCTCCTCGGCGCGGTGCTGGTCGCCGGTACGGCGGCCGGCGTGGTGCTGCTGGTGCAGTCGCCGTCGACCGGCCCCCTGGTCGCCGCCGTCGGCGCGGGACTGATCGTGCTGGGCACCCCTGCGGTCGCGTTCTGGGTGCGTCGGCGTCCGCACGGCTTCCTGCCGATGTCGGTGATCCGCAACCCGGCCGTGGTCCGCAGCGCGCTGGCCGCCGCCGCCGTCCCGGCCGCCTGGTTCGCCCTGCTGATCGCCGTGCCCGCGGTGCTCGTCGGCCAGGGCTGGCAGCCGTGGCTGGTCGGCGTCGCCCTGCTCCCGAGTGCGGTCACGGGCCTGCTCGCGCCCCGGGTCGCCGGCCCGCTGCTCTCGCGCGTCGGGCCGGCGCCGTCCCTCGCGCTGGCGGCCGTGATCGCCGCAGTCGCCCTGGGCGTCGCCGCCCTGGGGGCCACGCTGACCTCGGCGGTGCTGCTGGTGGTCGCCGTGGTGGCGGTGACGCTGGCGTTCGGGCTGGGTCAGCCGGCGCTGATGGCGGCCGTCGGCGACGCGGTGGAGGACGACGTCCGGGGGGTCGCGCTGGGGATCGCCACGCTGTTCTTCCTGGTGGGCGGTGGTGTCGGCTCGGCCGTGGTGGGCGGGCTCAGCGGACCGCTCACGATGCCGGGGGCGCTGCTCCTGCTCGCCGGGCTGCCGGTCCTGGGGCTGCTCGCGCTGGCGGCCAACCTGCGGCGCGAGCCGGGGCCCGACCTCGCCGACTGA